From the Salmo trutta chromosome 2, fSalTru1.1, whole genome shotgun sequence genome, one window contains:
- the LOC115157311 gene encoding TBC1 domain family member 12 isoform X3: MSTGMRRVGLTADAACEAGEDISRSTVACVRIGSTTMLDLVTDSPSGGTISNCVIPEPGSDSATNGFTGSIMVASKAGSCSATTAVNREEMDRSALWGISLAQKNNDCSAERLDACVTAAEPLQSLAHSWNGQLEQSCTAASRTGPEGFSIGDTVCVIQSPLRSDAVIRPHINRSTTSDKEDKMANGGLLIGYNSAKLHTETAVTIISDGAATCISNPQCEKLSLSAVSAREGHHESCNVREEPDGAGAQPRKQANVAGELSDGATSSLTSQGLPSSPAPTKDSCSVKPDTRQGAEPSSGHPGGDPSSRLHPQSHKTTSLNYDPSSILSPGDEDEDGETFVELGAQGYSDLRFMDVSLSSRNTYESSRRQSAPGHIGLSVDSSELALQSKRPGIAEYFGRGLFSKKHIEPKSPSQNVPGWKLFGKVAARESPPKDSRTIQQEYEAKAGKAGSGGSSPTQPQHGRRKNLDFEPLSTTALILEDRPSNLPAKPVEEAQRHRQEYDEMVAEAKKRGTGTVTGTGTVTCTVAGAVAVAELKEAQRKRKEMKERFKQEDSIANAMVVWNHDILPNWDNMRNTRRVRELWWQGLPPNVRGKVWSLAIGNELNITPELYDIFLSRAKERWRSFSETGSEADDGASLADRESSLDLIKLDISRTFPPLFIFQKGGPYHDLLHSVLGAYTCYRPDVGYVQGMSFIAAVLILNLEEADAFIAFTNLLNKPCQLAFFRVDHDLMLKYFAAFEVFFEENLPRLFNHFQISNLTPDLYLIDWIFTLYSKSLPLDVACRVWDVFCRDGEEFLFRTGLGILRLYEDVLLQMDFIHSAQFLTRLPEDIDSDRLFACIAAMPMLNGNKKWSQVFNALIKENKDVDRNCSQVVKSS, translated from the exons GACAGCCCATCTGGTGGCACTATAAGCAATTGTGTCATTCCTGAGCCAGGTAGCGACTCTGCTACAAACGGGTTTACTGGGTCAATAATGGTTGCCTCCAAGGCAGGGAGCTGCTCTGCTACCACTGCAGTGAATCGAGAGGAAATGGACAGAAGTGCTCTCTGGGGGATCTCCCTGGCTCAGAAGAACAATGATTGCTCTGCAGAAAGACTAGATGCCTGTGTGACAGCAGCTGAGCCACTGCAGTCATTGGCCCACTCCTGGAATGGACAGCTTGAACAGAGCTGCACAGCAGCCTCCCGGACTGGTCCGGAGGGGTTCTCGATTGGAGACACCGTCTGTGTTATACAGAGTCCTCTTCGCAGTGATGCTGTTATTAGACCACATATTAACCGAAGTACGACCTCTGACAAGGAGGACAAAATGGCAAACGGTGGATTATTGATAGGATACAACAGTGCCAagttacacacagagacagctgTAACAATTATTTCTGATGGAGCTGCAACCTGTATCTCTAACCCACAATGTGAAAAACTCTCCTTGTCTGCAGTGAGTGCAAGGGAGGGCCATCACGAATCCTGCAATGTCAGAGAGGAACCTGACGGAGCCGGGGCCCAGCCTAGAAAACAAGCTAACGTGGCAGGAGAGCTATCTGATGGTGCTACTTCCAGTCTCACCTCTCAGGGTTTACCATCAAGCCCAGCACCAACGAAAGACTCCTGCAGTGTCAAACCAGACACCAGGCAGGGAGCAGAACCATCATCTGGTCACCCAGGAGGTGATCCATCCTCCAGACTCCATCCTCAGTCCCACAAGACCACCAGTCTGAACTATGACCCGTCCAGCATTCTCAGCCCAGGGGACGAGGATGAGGATGGGGAGACCTTCGTGGAGCTGGGGGCCCAAGGCTACAGTGACCTCAGGTTCATGGACGTCAGTCTGAGCTCCAGGAACACCTATGAGTCCAGCAGACGTCAGTCCGCCCCAGGACATATAGGACTGAGTGTGGACTCCTCTGAACTGGCCTTACAGTCAAAAAGACCCGGCATCGCTGAGTATTTCGGCAG GGGTTTATTTTCCAAGAAGCATATAGAGCCAAAGAGTCCGTCCCAGAATGTACCTGGGTGGAAGCTGTTTGGAAAGGTTGCTGCCAGAGAGAGCCCTCCCAAGGACTCCAGGACCATACAGCAG GAGTACGAGGCCAAGGCGGGCAAGGCTGGATCTGGGGGATCGTCTCCTACTCAGCCTCAACATGGCCGGAGGAAGAACCTGGACTTTGAACCACTGTCCACCACAGCTCTTATATTGGAGGACAGGCCTTC gaACCTTCCTGCCAAGCCTGTGGAGGAGGCCCAGCGTCACCGTCAGGAGTATGATGAGATGGTGGCCGAGGCCAAGAAGAGAGGTACTGGTACTgttactggtactggtactgttaCTTGTACTGTTGCTGGTGCTGTTGCTGTTGCTG AGTTAAAGGAGGCCCAGAGGAAGAGGAAAGAGATGAAGGAGAGGTTTAAGCAGGAGGACAGCATCGCCAACGCCATGGTGGTCTGGAACCACGACATCCTGCCCAACTGGGACAACAT GCGTAACACTCGGCGGGTGAGGGAGCTCTGGTGGCAGGGCTTGCCCCCCAACGTCAGAGGAAAGGTCTGGAGCCTAGCCATCGGCAACGAGCTCAACATCACCCCAG AGCTGTATGACATCTTCCTCTCCAGAGccaaggagaggtggaggagtttCAGTGAGACGGGTTCAGAGGCTGACG ATGGGGCATCGCTGGCAGACAGAGAGTCCAGTCTGGACCTGATCAAGCTGGACATATCCCGCACATTCCCGCCTCTTTTTATTTTCCAGAAG GGTGGGCCATATCATGATCTCCTCCACAGCGTGCTGGGGGCCTACACCTGTTACAGACCTGACGTGGGATAT GTTCAGGGCATGTCCTTCATAGCTGCAGTGTTAATCCTCAACCTGGAGGAAGCTGACGCCTTCATTGCCTTCACTAACCTGCTCAACAAGCCCTGTCAGCTGGCCTTTTTCAGAGTGGACCATGATCTA ATGCTGAAATACTTTGCTGCGTTCGAGGTGTTCTTTGAAGAGAACCTCCCTAGACTGTTTAACCACTTCCAGATTTCCAACCTCACCCCAGATCTCTATCTCATTGACTG GATCTTCACTCTGTACAGTAAGTCATTGCCGTTGGACGTGGCATGTAGAGTGTGGGATGTGTTCTGTCGTGACGGCGAGGAGTTTCTGTTCCGGACGGGTCTGGGGATCCTGCGTCTCTACGAGGATGTGCTCCTACAGATGGATTTCATCCATAGCGCCCAGTTTCTGACACGCCTCCCAGAGGATATAGACTCTGATAGGCTGTTCGCCTGCATCGCGGCCATGCCCATGCTCAACGGAAACAAGAAATGGTCCCAG GTGTTTAATGCATTGATAAAGGAGAACAAGGACGTGGACAGGAATTGCAGCCAAGTAGTGAAGAGTTCATGA
- the LOC115157311 gene encoding TBC1 domain family member 12 isoform X5: MSTGMRRVGLTADAACEAGEDISRSTVACVRIGSTTMLDLVTDSPSGGTISNCVIPEPGSDSATNGFTGSIMVASKAGSCSATTAVNREEMDRSALWGISLAQKNNDCSAERLDACVTAAEPLQSLAHSWNGQLEQSCTAASRTGPEGFSIGDTVCVIQSPLRSDAVIRPHINRSTTSDKEDKMANGGLLIGYNSAKLHTETAVTIISDGAATCISNPQCEKLSLSAVSAREGHHESCNVREEPDGAGAQPRKQANVAGELSDGATSSLTSQGLPSSPAPTKDSCSVKPDTRQGAEPSSGHPGGDPSSRLHPQSHKTTSLNYDPSSILSPGDEDEDGETFVELGAQGYSDLRFMDVSLSSRNTYESSRRQSAPGHIGLSVDSSELALQSKRPGIAEYFGRGLFSKKHIEPKSPSQNVPGWKLFGKVAARESPPKDSRTIQQEYEAKAGKAGSGGSSPTQPQHGRRKNLDFEPLSTTALILEDRPSNLPAKPVEEAQRHRQEYDEMVAEAKKRELKEAQRKRKEMKERFKQEDSIANAMVVWNHDILPNWDNMRNTRRVRELWWQGLPPNVRGKVWSLAIGNELNITPELYDIFLSRAKERWRSFSETGSEADDGASLADRESSLDLIKLDISRTFPPLFIFQKGGPYHDLLHSVLGAYTCYRPDVGYVQGMSFIAAVLILNLEEADAFIAFTNLLNKPCQLAFFRVDHDLMLKYFAAFEVFFEENLPRLFNHFQISNLTPDLYLIDWIFTLYSKSLPLDVACRVWDVFCRDGEEFLFRTGLGILRLYEDVLLQMDFIHSAQFLTRLPEDIDSDRLFACIAAMPMLNGNKKWSQVFNALIKENKDVDRNCSQVVKSS, encoded by the exons GACAGCCCATCTGGTGGCACTATAAGCAATTGTGTCATTCCTGAGCCAGGTAGCGACTCTGCTACAAACGGGTTTACTGGGTCAATAATGGTTGCCTCCAAGGCAGGGAGCTGCTCTGCTACCACTGCAGTGAATCGAGAGGAAATGGACAGAAGTGCTCTCTGGGGGATCTCCCTGGCTCAGAAGAACAATGATTGCTCTGCAGAAAGACTAGATGCCTGTGTGACAGCAGCTGAGCCACTGCAGTCATTGGCCCACTCCTGGAATGGACAGCTTGAACAGAGCTGCACAGCAGCCTCCCGGACTGGTCCGGAGGGGTTCTCGATTGGAGACACCGTCTGTGTTATACAGAGTCCTCTTCGCAGTGATGCTGTTATTAGACCACATATTAACCGAAGTACGACCTCTGACAAGGAGGACAAAATGGCAAACGGTGGATTATTGATAGGATACAACAGTGCCAagttacacacagagacagctgTAACAATTATTTCTGATGGAGCTGCAACCTGTATCTCTAACCCACAATGTGAAAAACTCTCCTTGTCTGCAGTGAGTGCAAGGGAGGGCCATCACGAATCCTGCAATGTCAGAGAGGAACCTGACGGAGCCGGGGCCCAGCCTAGAAAACAAGCTAACGTGGCAGGAGAGCTATCTGATGGTGCTACTTCCAGTCTCACCTCTCAGGGTTTACCATCAAGCCCAGCACCAACGAAAGACTCCTGCAGTGTCAAACCAGACACCAGGCAGGGAGCAGAACCATCATCTGGTCACCCAGGAGGTGATCCATCCTCCAGACTCCATCCTCAGTCCCACAAGACCACCAGTCTGAACTATGACCCGTCCAGCATTCTCAGCCCAGGGGACGAGGATGAGGATGGGGAGACCTTCGTGGAGCTGGGGGCCCAAGGCTACAGTGACCTCAGGTTCATGGACGTCAGTCTGAGCTCCAGGAACACCTATGAGTCCAGCAGACGTCAGTCCGCCCCAGGACATATAGGACTGAGTGTGGACTCCTCTGAACTGGCCTTACAGTCAAAAAGACCCGGCATCGCTGAGTATTTCGGCAG GGGTTTATTTTCCAAGAAGCATATAGAGCCAAAGAGTCCGTCCCAGAATGTACCTGGGTGGAAGCTGTTTGGAAAGGTTGCTGCCAGAGAGAGCCCTCCCAAGGACTCCAGGACCATACAGCAG GAGTACGAGGCCAAGGCGGGCAAGGCTGGATCTGGGGGATCGTCTCCTACTCAGCCTCAACATGGCCGGAGGAAGAACCTGGACTTTGAACCACTGTCCACCACAGCTCTTATATTGGAGGACAGGCCTTC gaACCTTCCTGCCAAGCCTGTGGAGGAGGCCCAGCGTCACCGTCAGGAGTATGATGAGATGGTGGCCGAGGCCAAGAAGAGAG AGTTAAAGGAGGCCCAGAGGAAGAGGAAAGAGATGAAGGAGAGGTTTAAGCAGGAGGACAGCATCGCCAACGCCATGGTGGTCTGGAACCACGACATCCTGCCCAACTGGGACAACAT GCGTAACACTCGGCGGGTGAGGGAGCTCTGGTGGCAGGGCTTGCCCCCCAACGTCAGAGGAAAGGTCTGGAGCCTAGCCATCGGCAACGAGCTCAACATCACCCCAG AGCTGTATGACATCTTCCTCTCCAGAGccaaggagaggtggaggagtttCAGTGAGACGGGTTCAGAGGCTGACG ATGGGGCATCGCTGGCAGACAGAGAGTCCAGTCTGGACCTGATCAAGCTGGACATATCCCGCACATTCCCGCCTCTTTTTATTTTCCAGAAG GGTGGGCCATATCATGATCTCCTCCACAGCGTGCTGGGGGCCTACACCTGTTACAGACCTGACGTGGGATAT GTTCAGGGCATGTCCTTCATAGCTGCAGTGTTAATCCTCAACCTGGAGGAAGCTGACGCCTTCATTGCCTTCACTAACCTGCTCAACAAGCCCTGTCAGCTGGCCTTTTTCAGAGTGGACCATGATCTA ATGCTGAAATACTTTGCTGCGTTCGAGGTGTTCTTTGAAGAGAACCTCCCTAGACTGTTTAACCACTTCCAGATTTCCAACCTCACCCCAGATCTCTATCTCATTGACTG GATCTTCACTCTGTACAGTAAGTCATTGCCGTTGGACGTGGCATGTAGAGTGTGGGATGTGTTCTGTCGTGACGGCGAGGAGTTTCTGTTCCGGACGGGTCTGGGGATCCTGCGTCTCTACGAGGATGTGCTCCTACAGATGGATTTCATCCATAGCGCCCAGTTTCTGACACGCCTCCCAGAGGATATAGACTCTGATAGGCTGTTCGCCTGCATCGCGGCCATGCCCATGCTCAACGGAAACAAGAAATGGTCCCAG GTGTTTAATGCATTGATAAAGGAGAACAAGGACGTGGACAGGAATTGCAGCCAAGTAGTGAAGAGTTCATGA